Proteins encoded together in one Catellatospora citrea window:
- a CDS encoding lysine N(6)-hydroxylase/L-ornithine N(5)-oxygenase family protein, whose translation MTEQSFGGDVVHDIVGVGFGPSNLALAIAAAESPAPVSAVFLERQAAFGWHRGMLLDDATMQVSFMKDLVTLRNPASRFSFLCYLHSRGRLIDFINHKSLYPLRVEFHDYLEWAAAQVSGMVRYGHEVVDVHPVYERGKADHLMVVAQGPRTATALRARNVVFATGLSAQLPDGVAPSSRVWHSQDLLHQVGQWSGARRLVVVGAGQSAAEATAFLHERFPAAEICAVFSRYGYSPADDSPFANRIFDPGAVDDFFTAPPQTKQMLLDYHRSTNYSVVDLDLINDLYRRVYQEKVLGQERLRILNASRMTAVRDGGDRVQVEVSSLLTGEQTTLDADILVCATGYRQADPSGLLGDLAGHLRRDGDGRLAAGRDYRLAAGAELACGVYLQGGTEHSHGITSSLLSATAVRAGEILQSVLDHRDGPAATLTAEVPALITRPRAAVAQPAVLGGAL comes from the coding sequence ATGACAGAACAATCGTTTGGCGGGGACGTCGTCCATGACATCGTGGGCGTGGGATTCGGTCCGTCCAACCTGGCCCTGGCGATCGCCGCCGCGGAGAGCCCGGCACCGGTGAGCGCGGTCTTCCTGGAACGCCAGGCCGCGTTCGGCTGGCACCGGGGCATGCTGCTCGACGACGCGACGATGCAGGTCTCGTTCATGAAGGACCTGGTCACCCTGCGCAACCCGGCGAGCCGGTTCAGCTTCCTGTGCTACCTGCACAGCCGCGGCCGCCTGATCGACTTCATCAACCACAAGAGCCTGTACCCGCTGCGGGTCGAGTTCCACGACTACCTCGAATGGGCGGCGGCGCAGGTCAGCGGCATGGTCCGGTACGGGCACGAGGTCGTCGACGTGCACCCGGTGTACGAGCGAGGCAAGGCCGACCACCTGATGGTGGTCGCGCAGGGCCCGCGTACCGCGACGGCGCTGCGGGCCCGCAACGTGGTGTTCGCGACCGGCCTGTCCGCGCAGTTGCCGGACGGCGTCGCGCCGTCGTCGCGGGTCTGGCACAGCCAGGACCTGCTGCACCAGGTCGGGCAGTGGTCCGGTGCGCGGCGCCTCGTGGTGGTCGGCGCGGGCCAGAGCGCGGCCGAGGCGACGGCGTTCCTGCACGAGCGCTTCCCGGCGGCCGAGATCTGCGCGGTGTTCTCGCGCTACGGCTACAGCCCGGCCGACGACAGCCCGTTCGCCAACCGCATCTTCGACCCGGGCGCGGTCGACGACTTCTTCACCGCGCCGCCGCAGACCAAGCAGATGCTGCTGGACTACCACCGCAGCACGAACTACTCGGTCGTCGACCTCGATCTGATCAACGACCTCTACCGGCGGGTGTACCAGGAGAAGGTGCTCGGCCAGGAGCGGCTGCGCATCCTCAACGCGAGCCGGATGACCGCGGTGCGCGACGGCGGCGACCGGGTCCAGGTCGAGGTGTCCTCGCTGCTCACCGGCGAGCAGACCACGCTGGACGCGGACATCCTGGTGTGCGCCACCGGCTACCGCCAGGCCGATCCGTCGGGGCTGCTCGGGGATCTGGCCGGGCATCTGCGCCGCGACGGCGACGGTCGCCTGGCCGCCGGGCGGGACTACCGCCTGGCCGCCGGTGCCGAGCTGGCTTGCGGCGTGTACCTGCAGGGCGGCACCGAGCACTCGCACGGCATCACGTCCTCGCTGCTGTCGGCGACCGCGGTGCGGGCGGGGGAGATCCTGCAGTCCGTTCTCGACCACCGGGACGGGCCCGCGGCCACGCTCACCGCGGAGGTGCCGGCTCTGATCACTCGTCCGCGGGCCGCCGTGGCGCAACCGGCCGTCCTGGGTGGAGCACTCTGA
- a CDS encoding NAD-dependent epimerase/dehydratase family protein gives MNRVLVTGAAGRLGRATLELLAREGVTATALDLHDPGDLPAARVVVGDTGDVKAVREALAGVDAVVHCAAIPSPTLGTPEDVFCGNTRSTFVVLEEAAQAGVTRAVLAGSQSALGFAWAPQPIAPLYLPVDEAHPLLAADPYALSKQVDEQTGQMIARRYGMTVVTLRFPLLGGTTERLPTFASHYRADPVQGARSLWAYLEDRDAATANWLALTRPLSGAQEIYVAAPITLAALPTEELLDRFHPGVPRRAPMPGRTVPFDLSLADRLLGLVPEHLYA, from the coding sequence GTGAATCGCGTGTTGGTGACCGGGGCGGCAGGACGCCTCGGGCGGGCCACGCTCGAACTGCTCGCCCGGGAGGGGGTCACGGCCACGGCGCTCGACCTGCACGATCCCGGTGACCTGCCCGCCGCGCGGGTCGTCGTCGGCGACACGGGCGACGTGAAGGCGGTCCGCGAGGCGCTGGCCGGGGTGGACGCGGTGGTGCACTGCGCCGCGATCCCGTCCCCGACGCTGGGTACGCCGGAGGACGTGTTCTGTGGCAACACCCGAAGCACCTTCGTGGTGCTGGAGGAGGCGGCCCAGGCCGGGGTGACCCGGGCGGTACTGGCCGGCAGCCAGTCCGCGCTCGGGTTCGCCTGGGCGCCGCAGCCGATCGCCCCGCTCTACCTGCCCGTCGACGAGGCGCACCCGCTGCTGGCCGCCGACCCGTACGCGCTGAGCAAGCAGGTCGACGAGCAGACCGGTCAGATGATCGCACGCCGCTACGGCATGACCGTGGTGACGCTGCGGTTCCCGCTGCTGGGCGGCACGACCGAGCGGCTTCCCACGTTCGCCTCGCACTACCGTGCCGACCCGGTGCAGGGCGCCCGGTCCCTGTGGGCATACCTGGAGGACCGGGACGCGGCCACGGCGAACTGGCTGGCGCTGACCCGGCCGCTGTCCGGCGCGCAGGAGATCTACGTGGCGGCCCCGATCACGCTGGCCGCGCTGCCGACCGAGGAGCTGCTCGACCGCTTCCACCCCGGGGTGCCGCGCCGCGCGCCGATGCCGGGCCGCACCGTCCCGTTCGACCTGTCCCTGGCCGACCGCCTGCTCGGCCTGGTCCCGGAGCACCTGTACGCGTGA
- a CDS encoding FecCD family ABC transporter permease, producing the protein MTQTTGVLTAPHTAEPVRAPRAGHAWRRGGLVLGVLTLACVLALSIAVGSRTIPLDTVWHVLWHDDGSAQADIVHQLRIPRTLLGLGVGAALGLAGALMQALTRNPLAEPGLLGVNLGASSGVVVAIAFLGLTSPSAYVWFAFGGAALTATAVFALGGSGRFPTPERQVLAGVSITAVLGALVWAVLVTNRGTFDRYRHWDVGSLADRDSDTLLRVAPFLIAGILLTLTLGGRLNALSMGDEAATALGAHPGRIRVLGVAAITLLCGAATAACGPIWFLGLAVPYIARLVTGPDHRWILAYAVVLGPVLLLGADVLGRVLTAPSELQVGIVTAFLGAPVFIALCRRRKLGAL; encoded by the coding sequence ATGACCCAGACGACCGGCGTGCTGACCGCGCCGCACACGGCCGAGCCGGTCCGTGCGCCGCGCGCGGGCCACGCCTGGCGCCGCGGCGGGCTGGTGCTCGGCGTACTCACGCTGGCCTGCGTGCTCGCGCTGAGCATCGCGGTCGGCAGCCGCACCATCCCGCTCGACACGGTGTGGCACGTGCTCTGGCACGACGACGGCTCCGCGCAGGCGGACATCGTCCACCAGCTGCGCATCCCCCGCACGCTGCTCGGCCTCGGCGTCGGCGCGGCGCTCGGGCTGGCCGGCGCGCTGATGCAGGCGCTCACCCGCAACCCGCTGGCCGAGCCCGGCCTGCTCGGGGTGAACCTGGGCGCGTCCTCGGGCGTCGTCGTCGCGATCGCCTTCCTCGGCCTGACCTCACCCAGCGCGTACGTGTGGTTCGCCTTCGGCGGCGCGGCGCTGACCGCGACGGCCGTGTTCGCGCTCGGCGGGTCCGGCCGCTTCCCCACCCCGGAACGCCAGGTGCTGGCCGGCGTGTCCATCACCGCCGTGCTCGGCGCGCTGGTCTGGGCGGTGCTGGTCACCAACCGCGGCACGTTCGACCGCTACCGGCACTGGGACGTCGGCTCGCTGGCCGATCGCGACAGTGACACCCTGCTGCGCGTCGCGCCGTTCCTGATCGCCGGGATCCTGCTCACGCTGACCCTGGGCGGCCGGCTCAACGCGTTGAGCATGGGCGACGAGGCCGCCACCGCGCTCGGCGCGCACCCGGGCCGCATCCGCGTGCTCGGCGTCGCCGCGATCACGCTGCTGTGCGGCGCGGCCACGGCCGCCTGCGGCCCGATCTGGTTCCTCGGGCTGGCGGTGCCGTACATCGCGCGGCTGGTCACCGGACCCGACCACCGCTGGATCCTCGCCTACGCAGTGGTGCTCGGCCCGGTCCTGCTGCTCGGCGCGGACGTGCTCGGGCGGGTGCTCACCGCACCGTCGGAGCTGCAGGTCGGCATCGTCACCGCGTTCCTGGGCGCGCCGGTCTTCATCGCCCTGTGCCGCCGCCGGAAGCTGGGTGCCCTGTGA
- a CDS encoding SAM-dependent methyltransferase: protein MSQGGGPGAGGEEVAPPGVDTSTPHSARMYDWWLGGKDNFAADRAMGDAFIQAIPTIKTMAKENRKFLGRAVRYLVADAGVRQFLDIGTGIPTRPNLHEDAQAIAPDTRVVYVDNDPIVLAHARALLVSSEQGRSEYIHADLRKPQEILSDPALLQTLDLGKPVALMMVAVLMLLKDAEDPWGHTRELMDALPSGSYLTITHPGREFDEEAMEVIRSSAERGGMTVIPRTKVDVARFFEGWDLVEPGVVPVMAWHPDSELEDPNGAFYWAGMARKR from the coding sequence GTGTCGCAGGGCGGCGGTCCGGGTGCGGGTGGCGAGGAGGTCGCGCCTCCGGGCGTCGACACGAGCACGCCGCACTCGGCGCGGATGTACGACTGGTGGCTGGGTGGCAAGGACAACTTCGCCGCGGATCGGGCCATGGGTGACGCGTTCATCCAGGCGATCCCCACCATCAAGACGATGGCCAAGGAGAACCGGAAGTTCCTCGGTCGCGCGGTGAGATACCTGGTCGCCGACGCGGGCGTCCGGCAGTTCCTCGACATCGGCACCGGCATCCCGACGCGGCCCAACCTGCACGAGGACGCGCAGGCCATCGCGCCGGACACCCGGGTGGTCTACGTGGACAACGACCCGATCGTGCTCGCCCACGCGCGGGCGCTGCTGGTCAGCTCGGAGCAGGGCCGCAGCGAGTACATCCACGCCGACCTGCGCAAGCCGCAGGAGATCCTGTCCGACCCGGCGCTGCTGCAGACGCTGGACCTGGGCAAGCCCGTCGCACTGATGATGGTCGCCGTGCTGATGCTGCTCAAGGACGCCGAGGATCCGTGGGGCCACACCCGCGAGCTGATGGATGCGCTGCCCTCGGGCAGCTACCTGACCATCACCCATCCCGGCCGCGAGTTCGACGAGGAGGCGATGGAGGTCATCCGCTCCTCGGCCGAGCGCGGCGGGATGACGGTGATCCCGCGCACCAAGGTGGACGTGGCGCGTTTCTTCGAGGGCTGGGACCTGGTCGAGCCGGGTGTCGTGCCGGTCATGGCCTGGCACCCCGACAGCGAGCTCGAGGACCCGAACGGCGCCTTCTACTGGGCGGGCATGGCCCGCAAGCGCTGA
- a CDS encoding DNA polymerase domain-containing protein, producing the protein MPKDGETRDGVALTNLDQPLFDESGATKRDLVDYLDAVHERIIPALRDRALSVIRIRPGQPAFMQKNLPKYTPDWVPRAAVWAEASHREVTYALGNDRRTLIWFANQRAVEYHAALSLVESPLSPTHLILDLDPPEGDDTFGKAVQGALLVRQALADCGLDGAVKTSGSKGVHVFVPLDGKADPEEVAAATRAVAARAERLDPKLATTAFIREDRHGKVFLDATRSGGATVVAVYSPRIRPGLPVSFPVPWADLENVTPADFTVRTVPDLVAKTDPWADLMPAPQALPADLIAEGHTIPIARVQAMHEGKRRAKARREADEQG; encoded by the coding sequence ATGCCGAAAGACGGTGAGACCCGCGACGGGGTGGCGCTGACCAACCTCGACCAGCCCCTGTTCGACGAGTCCGGGGCGACCAAACGCGACCTGGTGGACTACCTGGACGCGGTGCACGAGCGGATCATCCCCGCGCTGCGGGACCGCGCCCTGTCCGTGATCCGGATCCGCCCCGGTCAGCCGGCGTTCATGCAGAAGAACCTGCCCAAGTACACACCCGACTGGGTGCCGCGGGCCGCGGTCTGGGCCGAGGCGTCGCACCGCGAGGTGACGTACGCCCTGGGCAACGACCGGCGCACGCTGATCTGGTTCGCCAACCAGCGGGCCGTGGAGTATCACGCGGCGCTGTCCCTGGTGGAGTCCCCGTTGTCACCGACCCACCTGATCCTCGACCTCGACCCGCCGGAGGGCGACGACACCTTCGGCAAGGCGGTGCAGGGCGCGCTGCTGGTGCGCCAGGCACTGGCCGACTGCGGGCTCGACGGCGCGGTCAAGACCAGCGGCAGCAAGGGCGTGCACGTGTTCGTGCCGCTCGACGGCAAGGCCGACCCGGAGGAGGTCGCCGCGGCGACCCGGGCCGTGGCCGCGCGTGCCGAACGGCTCGACCCGAAGCTCGCCACCACCGCGTTCATCCGCGAGGACCGGCACGGCAAGGTGTTCCTCGACGCGACCCGCTCCGGCGGCGCGACCGTCGTCGCCGTCTACAGCCCGCGCATCCGTCCCGGCCTGCCGGTGTCCTTCCCGGTGCCCTGGGCGGACCTGGAGAATGTCACGCCCGCCGACTTCACCGTGCGCACCGTGCCCGACCTGGTCGCCAAGACCGACCCGTGGGCCGACCTCATGCCCGCCCCGCAGGCCCTGCCCGCCGACCTGATCGCCGAGGGCCACACCATCCCCATCGCCCGCGTCCAGGCCATGCACGAGGGAAAACGCCGCGCCAAAGCCCGCCGCGAAGCCGACGAACAGGGTTGA
- a CDS encoding metallophosphoesterase, whose amino-acid sequence MSTGEAVQAAPARRSLRPLLFGLTVTTVLGLLFGVPWWTLLLAGTHWPTPVVAAGTAVFAVAALAFPVLMFQGHARGRDWASRIADTTLGVIWVLFVWALLGNVLRAALAFGGVADPWRSRITAAAVAVVALVLVLWGYAEAMRVPRVRRVEVVLPRLGKGLDGLKVVLLTDTHYGPIERSRWSAGVTKAVNALDPDIVCHTGDIADGTVAQRTAQAAPLGDIRAKLARTYVTGNHEYYGEAEGWLAHMQHLGWECLHNRHLVVERGGDRLVVAGVDDITASHSRTGHSMDHAAALAGADPDLPVLLLAHQPKQITAAVEHGVDLQISGHTHGGQIWPFHYLVRLDQPAVQGLSRHGARTQLYTSRGTGFWGPPLRVFAPSEITELTLRTA is encoded by the coding sequence GTGTCGACTGGCGAGGCCGTGCAGGCCGCCCCGGCACGGCGGTCCCTGCGACCGCTGCTGTTCGGCCTGACCGTGACCACCGTGCTGGGGCTGCTGTTCGGCGTGCCCTGGTGGACGCTGCTGCTGGCCGGAACGCACTGGCCCACCCCCGTGGTCGCCGCCGGCACCGCCGTGTTCGCCGTGGCGGCACTGGCGTTCCCCGTGCTGATGTTCCAGGGCCACGCCCGCGGTAGGGACTGGGCGTCCCGGATCGCCGACACCACGCTCGGCGTGATCTGGGTGCTGTTCGTGTGGGCGCTGCTCGGCAACGTGCTGCGGGCGGCGCTGGCGTTCGGCGGCGTCGCCGACCCGTGGCGCTCCCGGATCACCGCCGCCGCGGTCGCGGTGGTCGCCCTGGTCCTGGTCCTGTGGGGGTACGCCGAAGCCATGCGCGTGCCTCGCGTGCGCCGCGTCGAGGTGGTCCTTCCCCGGCTGGGCAAGGGGCTCGACGGCCTCAAGGTGGTGCTGCTGACCGACACGCACTACGGCCCGATCGAACGGTCCCGCTGGTCAGCCGGGGTGACCAAAGCGGTCAACGCGCTGGACCCCGACATCGTCTGCCACACGGGCGACATCGCCGACGGCACCGTGGCGCAGCGGACCGCGCAGGCCGCGCCGCTCGGCGACATCCGCGCCAAGCTGGCCCGCACCTACGTGACCGGCAACCACGAGTACTACGGCGAGGCCGAGGGCTGGCTGGCGCACATGCAGCACCTGGGCTGGGAGTGCCTGCACAACCGCCACCTGGTGGTCGAGCGCGGCGGCGACCGCCTGGTCGTGGCCGGGGTCGACGACATCACCGCGTCGCACTCGCGCACCGGGCACTCCATGGACCACGCCGCCGCCCTCGCCGGAGCCGACCCGGACCTGCCCGTGCTGCTGCTCGCCCACCAGCCGAAGCAGATCACCGCAGCCGTCGAGCACGGCGTCGACCTGCAGATCTCCGGCCACACCCACGGCGGCCAGATCTGGCCCTTCCACTACCTGGTACGCCTGGACCAGCCCGCGGTGCAGGGACTGTCCCGCCACGGCGCGCGCACGCAGCTCTACACCAGCCGCGGCACCGGCTTCTGGGGCCCGCCCCTGCGCGTCTTCGCCCCCAGCGAGATCACCGAACTCACCCTCCGCACCGCCTGA
- a CDS encoding ABC transporter substrate-binding protein has protein sequence MRLLSPVRTLTATATAVILGLGLAACGTDQEPSGTSGSQGATSAAFPVAIEHKYGTTEIKAEPKRVVVVGLVEQDALLALGVVPVATTEWFGGHPGAVWPWASDELGSAAKPEVLTNTDGIKFEKVAALRPDLIVGLYSNLTAEDYATLSKIAPTLAQPKDTIDYGVSWQQATRTVGTAVGRKEQAEKVVADVEAKFAAAKAANPKFAGATALVATQWEGYYVYGAQDPRGRLLQDLGFKMPDGLDAITGKEFGKSISRERTDLLDTDVMIWLVDKHDADQAKIHADPLYAKLDVKTQAREVFLENGELLGGATSFITPLSLPYLLDGLVPQLAAAVDGDPATEVERAPAK, from the coding sequence GTGCGGCTTCTCTCTCCCGTCCGTACGCTGACGGCCACCGCCACCGCGGTGATCCTCGGCCTCGGCCTCGCCGCGTGCGGCACCGACCAGGAGCCGTCCGGCACCTCCGGCAGCCAGGGCGCGACCTCGGCGGCCTTCCCCGTTGCGATCGAGCACAAGTACGGCACCACCGAGATCAAGGCCGAGCCCAAGCGGGTCGTCGTGGTCGGCCTCGTCGAGCAGGACGCCCTGCTGGCACTGGGTGTCGTCCCGGTCGCCACCACCGAGTGGTTCGGCGGGCACCCCGGCGCGGTCTGGCCCTGGGCGAGCGACGAGCTCGGCTCCGCAGCCAAGCCCGAGGTGCTGACCAACACGGACGGCATCAAGTTCGAGAAGGTCGCCGCGCTGCGCCCCGATCTGATCGTGGGCCTGTACTCGAACCTCACCGCCGAGGACTACGCCACCCTGTCGAAGATCGCGCCGACGCTCGCCCAGCCCAAGGACACCATCGACTACGGCGTCTCCTGGCAGCAGGCCACCCGCACCGTCGGCACCGCCGTCGGGCGCAAGGAGCAGGCCGAGAAGGTCGTCGCCGACGTCGAGGCCAAGTTCGCCGCCGCCAAGGCCGCCAACCCGAAGTTCGCCGGCGCCACCGCGCTCGTCGCGACGCAGTGGGAGGGCTACTACGTGTACGGCGCGCAGGACCCGCGCGGCCGCCTGCTGCAGGATCTGGGCTTCAAGATGCCCGACGGCCTCGACGCGATCACCGGCAAGGAGTTCGGCAAGAGCATCAGCCGGGAGCGCACCGACCTGCTCGACACCGACGTGATGATCTGGCTGGTCGACAAGCACGACGCCGACCAGGCCAAGATCCACGCCGACCCGCTGTACGCCAAGCTCGACGTCAAGACCCAGGCCCGCGAGGTGTTCCTGGAGAACGGCGAGCTGCTCGGCGGCGCCACCTCGTTCATCACCCCGCTGAGCCTGCCGTACCTGCTCGACGGCCTGGTGCCGCAGCTGGCCGCGGCGGTCGACGGCGACCCGGCGACCGAGGTCGAGCGCGCCCCCGCGAAGTGA
- a CDS encoding DUF397 domain-containing protein has product MTHIHGGAPELAAIAWRKSVRSGADGNCVEIGRLPGGSGFAVRHSRDPLGPVLLYTRAEMNAFLLGVYDGDFDDLLS; this is encoded by the coding sequence ATGACGCACATCCACGGCGGGGCACCGGAGCTCGCCGCGATCGCGTGGCGCAAGAGCGTACGCAGTGGAGCTGACGGGAACTGTGTGGAGATCGGCCGGCTGCCCGGGGGGTCGGGTTTCGCCGTACGCCATTCGCGGGACCCGTTGGGCCCGGTGCTGCTCTACACGAGGGCGGAAATGAACGCGTTTCTGCTGGGTGTGTACGACGGCGACTTCGACGATCTACTTTCTTGA